A section of the Jannaschia sp. S6380 genome encodes:
- a CDS encoding DUF3553 domain-containing protein, whose protein sequence is MQDPISILEPGMLVRHPDAPDWGLGQVQSVIGARVTVNFENAGKQVIDGRRISLVPQFG, encoded by the coding sequence ATGCAAGATCCGATTTCGATCCTCGAACCCGGCATGCTGGTCCGGCATCCCGACGCGCCCGACTGGGGGCTGGGGCAGGTGCAGTCCGTGATCGGCGCACGGGTCACCGTCAATTTCGAGAATGCGGGCAAACAGGTGATCGACGGCAGGCGCATCTCGCTGGTTCCTCAGTTCGGCTAG
- a CDS encoding RNA methyltransferase, with protein MEITPPAFVLVRPQMGENIGASARSMLNFGLEGMRVVAPRDGWPNERAVALASGAGRVLDAARLTETTADAVADCTMVFATTARDRDLTKPVYAPEAAMAEARDRGARGEKVAILFGPERTGLENDDIASANAIVSVPTNPAFASLNLAQCVLLMGYEWRRATDAPAPTETELAGTDWANQAEMSALAAHFEERLDQAGFFFPDGKAAAMKLHLRNLWSRMPLTRADVQTFHGMMRQMVRWKERG; from the coding sequence ATGGAGATCACGCCCCCCGCCTTCGTCCTGGTGCGCCCGCAGATGGGCGAGAACATCGGCGCATCCGCCCGGTCGATGCTGAATTTCGGGCTGGAGGGGATGCGCGTCGTGGCCCCGCGCGACGGCTGGCCGAACGAACGCGCCGTGGCCCTGGCCAGCGGGGCGGGGCGCGTGCTGGACGCGGCGCGGCTGACCGAGACGACGGCCGACGCGGTGGCCGACTGTACGATGGTTTTTGCCACGACTGCCCGCGACCGCGACCTGACGAAGCCGGTCTATGCGCCCGAGGCCGCGATGGCCGAGGCGCGTGACCGTGGCGCGCGGGGCGAGAAGGTCGCGATCCTGTTCGGGCCCGAGCGGACGGGGCTGGAGAATGACGATATCGCCTCGGCCAATGCCATCGTCAGCGTGCCGACGAACCCGGCCTTTGCCTCGCTCAACCTTGCGCAATGCGTGCTGTTGATGGGGTACGAATGGCGGCGGGCGACGGATGCGCCGGCGCCGACCGAAACCGAACTCGCCGGCACCGACTGGGCCAATCAGGCGGAGATGTCGGCCCTGGCGGCGCATTTCGAGGAACGGCTGGATCAGGCCGGGTTCTTCTTTCCGGATGGCAAGGCGGCGGCGATGAAGCTGCACCTGCGCAATCTCTGGAGCCGGATGCCGCTGACCCGCGCCGATGTGCAGACGTTCCACGGCATGATGCGACAGATGGTGCGGTGGAAGGAGCGCGGGTGA
- a CDS encoding thiamine phosphate synthase, producing the protein MDDAPQLYLVTPPEIDAGFADRLAAVLDAHPVACIRLDLATRDADRVTRAADLCREVAHRFDVPLVVTDHVALVDPLGLDGVHLTDPRSVRKLRADWGPDPIIGAFCGTSRHEGMAAGEAGADYVAFGPAGATPLGMGDRAAPDLFAWWSEMIELPVVAEGALDAATIAALAQATDFIALGEEIWRADDPVACLSELTAAFR; encoded by the coding sequence ATGGACGACGCACCGCAGCTCTACCTCGTGACCCCGCCCGAGATCGATGCCGGGTTCGCCGATCGCCTGGCCGCTGTCCTGGACGCGCATCCGGTCGCCTGCATCCGCCTCGACCTCGCCACACGGGACGCGGACCGGGTGACGCGCGCCGCCGATCTTTGTCGCGAGGTGGCGCATCGCTTCGACGTGCCGCTGGTGGTGACGGACCACGTGGCGCTCGTCGATCCGCTGGGCCTCGACGGCGTGCATCTGACCGACCCGCGATCGGTGCGCAAGCTGCGCGCCGATTGGGGGCCGGACCCGATCATCGGGGCGTTCTGCGGAACGTCGCGGCATGAGGGCATGGCCGCCGGCGAGGCCGGGGCCGACTACGTCGCGTTCGGGCCCGCCGGCGCGACACCGCTGGGCATGGGCGACCGAGCCGCGCCGGACCTGTTCGCCTGGTGGTCCGAAATGATCGAGCTGCCCGTCGTGGCCGAAGGCGCGCTCGACGCCGCGACGATCGCGGCCCTGGCCCAGGCGACCGATTTCATCGCCTTGGGCGAGGAGATCTGGCGGGCGGACGACCCCGTGGCGTGCTTGTCGGAACTGACCGCCGCCTTTCGCTGA
- a CDS encoding carboxypeptidase M32, translating into MPAYDDLMSFQRTTEALSAVAGRTGWDQETIMPRGAAPQRAEEMAALEEVLHARRTDPRLGDWLEEAHAPDAVADANLRELRRSYDRNRKVPARLAAEIARVTSLAQGQWATARANDDATAFLPVLAEVLRLRREEGAALADGGDPYDALMQDYEPGGSSDAMAAMFDAMCPRLIALRERALASEPAPRLSGHFPKDAQLALAADVAGAFGYDFQRGRIDMAVHPFSSGSGLDVRITTRVDEGDPFNCLYSTIHEVGHACYEQGVAPEHLLTPIGRGVSMGVHESQSRSYENQMGRSEAYCGWLYGRMRDAFGEIGVASERDFYRAVNAVRSGYIRTEADELHYNLHVMVRFDLERAMIRGDLPVTEIESAWNDRFQSDFGIAVDRPSNGFLQDVHWSVGLMGYFPTYSLGNLFAGCLMQAARVDLTDLDTSLANGDPSPATGWMRERLQRFGALRTPFETVEHATGAAPSEGPFLDYLEGKFGDLYP; encoded by the coding sequence ATGCCCGCCTACGATGATCTGATGTCCTTCCAGCGCACCACCGAGGCCCTCTCGGCCGTTGCCGGCCGCACCGGCTGGGACCAGGAGACGATCATGCCGCGCGGCGCCGCGCCCCAACGGGCCGAGGAGATGGCCGCGCTGGAGGAGGTGCTGCACGCCCGCCGCACCGATCCCCGCCTGGGCGATTGGCTGGAGGAGGCGCATGCCCCCGACGCCGTGGCCGATGCCAACCTTCGGGAGCTTCGGCGCAGCTACGACCGCAACCGCAAGGTGCCCGCGCGGCTGGCGGCCGAGATCGCGCGCGTGACGTCTCTGGCACAAGGGCAATGGGCCACGGCGCGGGCCAATGACGACGCGACGGCGTTTTTGCCCGTGCTGGCCGAGGTACTGCGTCTGCGGCGGGAGGAGGGCGCGGCCCTGGCCGACGGGGGCGACCCTTATGACGCGCTGATGCAGGATTACGAGCCGGGCGGGTCGTCCGACGCGATGGCGGCGATGTTCGACGCGATGTGTCCGCGCCTGATCGCGTTGCGCGAGCGCGCCCTCGCGTCCGAACCCGCGCCGCGCCTGTCGGGGCACTTCCCGAAGGACGCGCAATTGGCCCTCGCCGCCGACGTGGCCGGCGCATTCGGCTACGATTTTCAACGCGGGCGCATCGACATGGCGGTGCATCCGTTCAGCTCGGGCTCCGGCCTCGACGTGCGGATCACGACACGGGTGGACGAGGGCGATCCGTTCAACTGCCTCTATTCCACGATCCACGAGGTCGGGCATGCCTGCTACGAACAGGGCGTCGCACCCGAGCACCTGCTGACCCCGATCGGGCGCGGCGTGTCGATGGGCGTGCATGAAAGCCAGTCGCGCAGCTACGAGAACCAGATGGGCCGGTCGGAGGCCTATTGCGGCTGGCTCTATGGCCGGATGCGGGATGCGTTCGGCGAAATCGGCGTGGCGTCGGAGCGTGACTTCTATCGCGCCGTCAACGCCGTCCGCTCCGGCTATATCCGGACCGAGGCCGACGAGCTGCATTACAACCTGCACGTCATGGTGCGCTTCGATCTGGAACGCGCGATGATCCGGGGCGATCTGCCCGTGACGGAGATCGAAAGCGCCTGGAACGACCGGTTCCAATCCGATTTCGGGATCGCGGTCGACCGGCCGTCGAACGGGTTCCTGCAGGACGTGCACTGGTCCGTAGGTCTGATGGGGTACTTCCCGACCTACTCTCTCGGCAACCTGTTCGCCGGCTGCCTGATGCAGGCCGCGCGCGTCGATTTGACCGATCTGGACACGTCGCTGGCCAATGGTGATCCGTCGCCCGCGACGGGCTGGATGCGGGAGCGGCTGCAACGTTTCGGCGCACTTCGGACCCCTTTCGAGACGGTGGAACACGCGACCGGCGCGGCGCCGTCGGAAGGGCCGTTTCTGGACTATCTGGAGGGCAAGTTCGGCGACCTCTACCCCTAG
- the ctaA gene encoding heme A synthase: protein MAKRPIFQDMATAERPAARAGTIDAVRRGSRPLVRIWLGILFALMIVMIAVGGLTRLTDSGLAITEWRPVTGALPPLSAADWQAEFDLYRAIPEYQLQNRGMSLSEFQAIYWWEWGHRQLGRVIGLVWAIGFLGLLLTRNIPPGWTGRLLALGVLGGLQGAIGWWMVASGLTGTMLDVASYRLATHLGLAFVILSLIAWFMLSMSRPQSALLQARRLAEPRLTTLGGWLIGLTFVQILLGALVAGIDAGRNYIDWPLMAGGFTPPGMWALDPWWRNLFENDGTVQFFHRIWGYLLFAAIVAVWWVARRSANRKTTAAFAGVMHMAILQMVLGIVTVMHSSPWYLAILHQFGAVVLICLAVRARHRAKYPLPQSVRT, encoded by the coding sequence ATGGCAAAACGCCCCATTTTCCAGGATATGGCCACGGCCGAGCGCCCCGCCGCGCGGGCCGGCACGATCGACGCGGTGCGACGCGGATCGCGGCCGCTGGTTCGGATCTGGCTGGGCATCCTGTTCGCGCTCATGATCGTCATGATCGCCGTCGGCGGCCTGACGCGGCTGACCGACAGCGGGCTCGCCATCACCGAATGGCGCCCCGTCACCGGCGCGCTTCCGCCCCTGTCGGCGGCCGATTGGCAGGCCGAGTTCGACCTCTATCGCGCGATCCCCGAATACCAGTTGCAGAACCGCGGCATGAGCCTGTCGGAGTTCCAGGCGATCTACTGGTGGGAATGGGGCCACCGACAGCTTGGCCGGGTGATCGGCCTCGTCTGGGCGATCGGCTTCCTCGGCCTGCTCCTGACGCGGAACATCCCGCCGGGCTGGACCGGCCGCCTGCTGGCGCTCGGGGTTCTGGGCGGGCTTCAGGGGGCGATCGGCTGGTGGATGGTGGCTTCGGGGCTGACCGGCACAATGCTCGACGTCGCGTCCTACCGCCTGGCAACGCATCTGGGTCTGGCCTTCGTGATCCTGTCGCTGATCGCGTGGTTCATGCTCTCGATGTCGCGGCCGCAATCGGCGCTCTTGCAAGCGCGGCGTCTGGCGGAGCCGCGGCTGACGACCCTTGGCGGTTGGCTGATCGGGCTGACCTTCGTTCAGATCCTCCTCGGCGCGCTCGTCGCCGGGATCGACGCGGGCCGCAACTATATCGACTGGCCGCTGATGGCCGGGGGCTTCACGCCGCCGGGGATGTGGGCGCTCGACCCCTGGTGGCGCAACCTGTTCGAAAATGACGGCACGGTGCAGTTCTTCCACCGCATCTGGGGCTATCTGCTGTTCGCGGCGATCGTCGCGGTCTGGTGGGTCGCCCGACGGTCCGCCAACCGGAAGACGACCGCGGCCTTTGCCGGCGTGATGCACATGGCGATCCTCCAGATGGTGCTGGGCATCGTGACGGTGATGCACTCCTCGCCCTGGTATCTCGCGATCCTGCACCAGTTCGGGGCGGTCGTCCTGATCTGTCTGGCCGTGCGCGCCCGCCACCGCGCCAAGTACCCGCTTCCCCAATCCGTCAGGACCTGA
- a CDS encoding lysophospholipid acyltransferase family protein, with protein sequence MIWDGVPQPPPRPLTWRDRLRVARRGVPMATVVFGGLLVLLALRLIERPVYGLRRPFTPWITQAVCRAALAILGLRRDVRGAPMRGTGATVANHASWLDIFTLNASERIYFVSKSEVADWPGIGWLARATGTIFIRRDRREARSQTEMFEARLKAGHRLMFFPEGTSTDGIRVLPFKTTLFAAFFSADLPAMRVQPVTLAYHAPEGAPATFYGWWGDHGFGAHLLRMLAWPRHGTVELIYHTPLQLADYSDRKSLARAAEAAVRAGLRASGRLSVDAPPR encoded by the coding sequence ATGATCTGGGACGGTGTGCCCCAGCCGCCGCCCCGGCCGCTGACCTGGCGCGACCGGTTGCGCGTCGCCCGTCGCGGGGTGCCGATGGCGACTGTCGTATTTGGCGGCCTACTGGTCCTTCTGGCGCTGCGCCTGATCGAGCGGCCCGTCTACGGGCTGCGGCGACCGTTCACGCCCTGGATCACGCAGGCCGTCTGCCGGGCCGCGCTGGCCATACTCGGTCTTCGACGCGATGTACGCGGTGCGCCGATGCGCGGCACGGGTGCCACGGTCGCGAATCACGCATCGTGGCTGGACATATTCACGCTGAACGCGTCGGAGCGGATCTATTTCGTCTCCAAGTCCGAGGTCGCCGACTGGCCTGGGATCGGCTGGCTCGCACGGGCAACGGGGACGATCTTCATCCGCCGGGACAGGCGCGAAGCGCGCAGCCAGACCGAGATGTTCGAGGCGCGGTTGAAGGCCGGCCACCGCCTGATGTTCTTCCCCGAAGGCACCAGCACCGACGGCATCCGCGTCCTGCCGTTCAAGACCACGCTTTTCGCCGCGTTCTTCTCGGCCGACCTGCCGGCCATGCGGGTGCAGCCGGTCACGCTGGCCTATCACGCGCCCGAAGGCGCGCCTGCGACGTTCTATGGCTGGTGGGGGGATCACGGGTTCGGCGCGCATCTGCTTCGGATGCTGGCCTGGCCGCGGCACGGGACGGTTGAACTGATCTATCACACCCCGCTGCAACTGGCGGACTATTCCGACCGGAAATCCCTGGCGCGCGCGGCGGAGGCGGCGGTGCGCGCCGGGCTGCGCGCCAGCGGGCGACTGTCGGTGGACGCGCCGCCGCGCTGA
- a CDS encoding GNAT family N-acetyltransferase, with product MPSDLVLTTSRASEDVVAARALRHRVFVHEMGASPGLDGLEGDAFDADCDHLLLRDRTRPEADVVATLRIGIGAAYTAREFDLSRVMATGRIVAEAGRACLNPDYRGGPAAVALFAGLLREMRRRGAEILVGTASFPGADADRHLPALRRLRQEALAPEAIRPRAVGPNAIDIAGPAPTGAMRGVPSLIKTYLRAGAHVGEGAYLDRGFNTVDVCMILDMDHVRMPAIADRVAGGHGR from the coding sequence ATGCCGTCGGATCTCGTCCTGACAACGTCGCGCGCGTCCGAAGACGTGGTCGCCGCCCGCGCCCTGCGGCATCGCGTCTTCGTCCACGAAATGGGTGCGTCGCCCGGTCTCGACGGGCTGGAGGGGGACGCCTTCGATGCCGATTGCGACCATCTGCTCCTGCGCGACAGGACCCGGCCCGAGGCGGATGTCGTCGCGACCCTGCGCATCGGGATCGGCGCCGCCTATACCGCGCGGGAATTCGACCTGAGCCGCGTCATGGCCACCGGCCGCATCGTGGCCGAGGCGGGGCGGGCCTGCCTGAACCCAGACTATCGCGGCGGACCGGCGGCGGTTGCGCTTTTCGCGGGCCTGCTGCGCGAGATGCGCCGGCGGGGGGCCGAGATCCTTGTGGGAACCGCGTCCTTTCCCGGCGCGGATGCCGACCGCCACCTGCCGGCCCTGCGCCGGTTGAGGCAGGAGGCCCTGGCCCCCGAGGCCATCCGGCCGCGCGCCGTCGGGCCGAACGCGATCGACATCGCGGGTCCGGCGCCCACGGGCGCGATGCGTGGCGTGCCGTCGCTGATCAAGACCTATCTGCGGGCGGGCGCGCATGTGGGCGAAGGGGCCTATCTGGACCGTGGGTTCAACACCGTCGATGTCTGCATGATCCTGGACATGGATCATGTCCGCATGCCCGCCATCGCCGACCGCGTGGCGGGCGGCCACGGCCGATGA